In Heyndrickxia vini, the sequence TTGTTAAATGATTTTTCGATTAATGTAACAGAGATGTTTCGTGATCCACATTTTTTCTATTCATTTCGAAAAAAAGTTGTACCGTTATTAAGAGACCTTCCTGAAATTAGAATATGGCATGCGGGGTGTGCAACTGGGGAAGAAGTATTTTCCATGGCCATTCTAATGGATGAGGAAGGACTCGGAGAAAAGACAAAAATTTATGCGACGGATATGAATGAACAGGTTTTGGAGAAAGCAAAATGCGGAATTTTTCCTTTGAGCAAGATGCAAGTGTACACGAAGAATTATATGCAGGCTGGCGGTACACATGCATTTTCGGAATATTATACAGCGGATTTTAAGCAAGCTAATTTCAATGCGTCATTAAAGAAAAATATTATCTTTTTTCAGCATAATCTTGTGACTGACCAATCA encodes:
- a CDS encoding CheR family methyltransferase; this encodes MFIDENEIDHTTNMEIELLLEGMYRLSGYDFRNYMRSSIWRRIQNRMRIERVATITGLLDKAIHEPGFIDILLNDFSINVTEMFRDPHFFYSFRKKVVPLLRDLPEIRIWHAGCATGEEVFSMAILMDEEGLGEKTKIYATDMNEQVLEKAKCGIFPLSKMQVYTKNYMQAGGTHAFSEYYTADFKQANFNASLKKNIIFFQHNLVTDQSFNEFHVIICRNVLIYFNAELQNQVHELFYESLCPNGFLGLGDNESLRFATRTSSYGEFDNAERIYRKL